ATGATGTAATGACATAATCATTTGATCCAACCACCTCATAACATTTTAAgcacaaaaaaatgtggtgagATTGCTGTTGATTCACCAGCCCCAGTCCCATTTTTCAGCTCTGGTCAAAAAGCAGAGTTCAGCTGGAATCAGTAAAAATCTGGAGCCCATCCTCTCTGAGCCTGTTAGACAGTCCAGAGAGGGGAGCAGCTTTACTAAGAGCTCTTGAATGTGGAAGCTATCCTACCATGTTCAGTCCAGTAACCTTGAATGAATGTGTAAATTAATCTCACAGATAGAGTTATACCAGCCCTTAATGAAAATCTACAGTGTGCTATACCATTTTTGGCATTATcatcagaaaatatgttttaaagcCAACTCACAGATCTGTATCTCACATACAAATAGAGTGGTGAGAGAAAATACTTATGGTAATAGATACCTAATAATTATAACATAAGCCTGGAGCACCACAAGTAAGGGTGGACATAAACAAGGAGTAAATAGTGGGCTGTACTTAAGTTAACAACTTACTTGAGTcaacaactttttattttatcaacttATTTCAGTTTAGATTTTGTGTACTTTGGACTTTTAAgaattttacttgtttttatcATGCAGTGGCATAGAATGCCCACCACCCAGGAGACAGATGGTTTCCAGGTTAAAAGACCTGGCGATGTGAATGTTAAATGCACTCTACTGCTCATGCTCGACCACCAGGTAAGCTCTTTGCTTGTCCATCTTGTCCAAAACAGTTGTGGTATGACTTGGTCAAACCTCTTTCCACTAACTTTGTATTTGCCCCAACGCTTTGTTTCCAGCCCCCTCAGTACAAACTGGACCCACGGCTGGCTCGTCTGCTgggtgtgcacacacagaccaggGCCAGCATCATGCAAGCTCTCTGGCTCTATATCAAgaacaacaagctgcaggataGTCATGAGAAGGAGTACATCAACTGCAACCGCTATTTCAGACAAGTAATGGAGTAATTTTGAGTGGAAGCCAAGTGACAAAATGCTAGCTTTCCCCTTGAGCATAAATTTCCCAGTGTTATGTTGATATTCCAAAATGCCTTAAAAATTATTGTGTATCTGTATTATATCAAATGAGCAGAGCCTTGCTAATGTTGAGCAGTGTCTTCAATGATTTGTTCCTTCAAACTAGTGATTCATGCACCCAATGAGGAGGAAAGTACCATTTGTAGGACCTACCGCGATAAACATAACCTGTTCTCTAACCAAATGCTCCTCAGATCTTTGGCTGTCCTCGCATGAGGTTCTCTGAAATTCCCATGAAACTGGCGGGCCTGCTGCAGCACCCTGACCCCATCATTATCAATCACATCATTAGGTAAGGGGGTGTGGATTGTTATCcctccatctgtgtttttgcatgtgttatGCATGTTTGCTTACCTCTAACTGCCAGTATTGTCAAGATCTCAGGTTTTTTCTAGAATCCTCCAAAGTATTTctaaagattttaatttcatgcATGAGCTTTCATTTTCAGCCACTGTGCATTTATATGAGATGTTTTGAGTCATCAATACCTAGTCCTAGTTTGCTCTTAAAATTCTGTCTCACTTTGTGTCATCTCTGAGCAGTGTGGACCCCACGGATCAGAAGAAGACTGCTTGTTATGACATTGATGTGGAGGTTGATGATCCACTGAAGGGACAGATGAACAGTTTTTTGTCCTCTACAACTAACCAACAGGAGATTGCTGCTCTGGAGATGAAGGTCGGCCCACCAGTCAGTCACTGTCACCTGCACCTCACAGGCATTTTTAGGAGAGTTGTAATAAAGGGGGAAAGGGTTTGTTATAAGAGTGTTATCGATTCCTGTACTGGTTTTGTTTACTACAGATCCATGAGACGATTGAGTACATTAACCAGCTGAAGACTGAGAGAGACTTTATGCTGAGCTTCAGCAATAATCCACAGGATTTCATCCAGGACTGGCTCAAGTCTCAGAGCAGAGATCTGAAGGTAAACATTGGCTCCCAGCACTAACATCTCAACAAGAGTCCATATAGgatgttattttctgttgagAGGGGTCAAAGTAttacaaaatatgttttcaataTCAGTAAGGTTGCAGTGTAGATCtaattttaaacttttattcaAACTCCACTTCTTGAAGCTCCAATGGCTGTTGTATTATTGcaagtaaaacaacaacaatttaaattattaataattttagaGCATCATTTGCTCCAATTAAATTAGCTCAGTGTCTGGATAAAGATGTGCTCCAGTAGGTTCTGGGCTTGCTAGGTGAATTGGTAAATCATCAACTCACTTAGTACAGTTAAAACATATAAGTCTAAAAAGTGAATTATAAAGTTTTCTGTATTCATGACGTCATGGTTCCTGTTCaataatacatttctttttcattagttgatgacagatgtgacaggaaacccagaggaggaaaggaggactGAGTTCTACCAGGCACCCTGGGTACCAGAGGCAGTGGGCAGATACATTTACTCCAAAGTAAGAAATTACTGAGCCTAATGTACCTTTAAACTGTTCATGCTCAACACATGTTTTATTGAAAGGGTTCAGTAGAGTGTTATTAGTTTTAATTCACACTGACATGATCCCTTCTTTGTTTCAGGTGCAACAGAGAAGACAAGAGTTGGAGCAGGTGTTGGGTATCCGACTCACCTAAATACATATTCCAGAGGAGTCACAGCCAACTTTGGTTTACACTTCAGATGATAACGTCTTCTCAATTGAAATTGGAATTAGCTTGGAAAGACACAAGCTGATGTTGCAGCTTAAGTGTTCACAAAGCCATCCTCACTGATGTGATATGAGATACCAGCTTCTAAGTGGGATACACATCTTTGTTGTTCCCATAGATAATAATTTTAACACAGGCAGAGTTTATGGGACCAAAGAGGTTATTTACATGTCCTTAACAATATGTTTGCCTTGCATTGTCATGTCATTTTGAGCCTGTTCAAATAATCTTTGCGTTGTTCTGCAGTATGTTTTGCTTATGGTACAATATGCTTAAAACATTGTAAGCATTGGTGCTGTTTAGGTGTTTTTCACCATCATGTTGTGTGCTATTTTGAATGGGGTTCTGTTTACCTTCACATTTTAAAGCCATAAAGTTTAGATAGGAACAATACCTGGTGTCTAGTAACGTCTCAATAAACAAGAATCGGGAGGCATTGTAGAATTAAGCATTTCATTccaaaatatgtatgtatgtatgttcacaagtacatttagattttttttttttttttttaatcttcaaaaaaacaggaattctTTAAATGTCTTGACTTAGATAAAAAGCTATCGATGCCAATTATAATTTCACAGGTTTTGGTACTGTTTTATATCAGTGGATAtatcatttgaaatgaaacatttctttgCTATGTAAGAGACCAGGATTTCCATGAAAGTTCCTCTCTGGGAAAAGATTGAACTCCTTATTTGTTCATGGACATGAATCCACTCTGTCCAGCTGTAATTCTTTctcaattcttttttttaaaaaaaacttcttgaatgtttacatgctgttttcatttgtcatttgagtttttcattgttttcattccaGATAGAGGAACTATTTGGGAGACTCTTTGGGTTGAAAGGATCTCACTGTGCGATCTGTACCTCCCAAGAAGGTTAACTGGTGTTTATAATATAGGAATGCAGTTGTAGCATGTCAACTTAACAATGCACCAAATTGTTGTGTACAGTTTGTAGTTTCACAAGTTAACTTTTCAttgaaatgctgttttcttAAGGTTTTGTATGAGAAGATCTCCAGAATTTCTTGAAACATTCCATGTTCACAGATATCGCTGtgccaaaatgtgttttgtgaagaaGGCACTTAGAATTTAAGAAATGTTGTATGTACAAATGTTTTTGTACAGCCTCTTTGTAAAACGTTTGCATGTTGTGTATCAATCAAAGGCCTTTATCTTTTATACATTTGGAGTATTTTTTGCAATAAACATACTTACAAATGAGTGTTATATTGTCCTCTTTAAGAGTCTACACCTACCTTTTAGAAAAGCACTAAAATTCTGATCAtctttttgtgattatttttacattaagatACAGGCCTCTTCTCAGGTTGTACACTGAAAGACCTAAGTTCATGCTTTCATTATGCATGTAAGTGCTGGTCTAAGAGCTCAGGTATGGCTGGTTTGGCCAAGAACTGGGACACGTTTACCACTCTTCAAATAACaatgtagagcaggtctagaccatactctttaaaatgtggttacagagagagacccaacagatgccaccatgagcaagcactagacggcagtggcaaggaaaaacttccttttaagaggcagaaaccttgagcagaaccggactcagggtgggcgacCATCTGCGTCGACCTCGACCGACTCTGTATCCCCCCGCCCTCtccctctgagtgtgtgtgtgtgtgtgtgtgtatggcttCACGTTTGCACTCGCCAACGTGTGTCGTAATTGGTCATGGCCGTCtgggaggagctcagagaggcggagaaacaaagacaaatttaaACTACCGCTTGAGCAGGTgcttcggtttgtcagtactgtgagagCACTTCATTACCGGAGAAGCATAGATGTTGAAACAAGTTTTGAAGCTAATTTTTGTGGAACATGAGTGAGGCTGGATGCCGAACACACCTGCGTtgcgaaggtaaggctaaggaaCTAACTAGCTAGCGGCTGGCCTTAGCATTTGTGTTAAcagcgagcgttagcattagccttctcttttaacGTTgttatcgcgtgggtaagagtttgtttgtgtatttatgtttccgtgactgaggcgCCCTGACGTAGGTTGTGGACCCCCAGTGTTCCCCAGAAGTTCGTCTGttagtctgtttaaatccctgttgaaattgtttatcgTCACTTTacgacattttgcatctctttgtaattttgtgttccaAAATTCCTGGTCATTCTAGCTCGGTTTATAGCGGTCTGTCATGCCGTTGTCAATGTTTAGTGTCtatctgtggtcattttgtattatattgcgtCTATACCTGGCTGCTTTATACCGTGATGCCAGCGTTACCAGCAATTTGAGGTGCTGCCACGGCCACGCTCTTTGACGAAAACGCAAGCTTTTGGTAAATATTAATCACAAGGCATTACCAGTAAACTGACTGAGTTTGAAGTTGATATGATTAAAAGTCTAGGAGTGCTTTCAAATACAGTGTCCCTAAATGGcgaaaaatgagcaaaatttgcATATTAAATCAAAATGGCTGATATGTGGTCCTCGACAAGTCGACAAGTCCAATGGAGGATCACTTTTGATTGTTTCCTTTGCACGCTTTATTCTCAGGCCTTAATAAGTAAAGTAATACGTAATGTAATGGtattaaaagtaatttaatattaGAGATagcagtaaaagtaatctgtaatgtaaaagcaatgcagaagtaatagcaatccaaaatagaaggaaaaatatcctgttatagtaagacatcaaaaacgTAATTTTATAGTGaggcataaaatgtaaaaaaaaaatgtcgcagtatagtaaggcataaaaatgttttgttaaatgttctgtttcagctgtaatgtttaatatttttctgtgttttcatggttaaactgttgatgaagaataggtagtagtgtattgattattttcctctgtatgtttccctttaatttcctccaggtgtctccacttcatccatgacatcgtccactATTGCCAAAACATCatccgcgatcgcagagacatggtccatgattagagagacattgtcgaggatgagggagacattgtcatagtatagtatggtgtcaaaaatggtcaaaaaatgtcatagtatggcgtgaaaaatcataaatcatagaatgttgtcaaaaaatgtcatagtatagtatggtgtcaaaaaatgtcatagtatagtatgacagccctctaatgtttgttaaatgttctggttcagctgtaatgttgaatatttatctatgttttcatagttaaatggctgatgaggaataggtagttgtatattgatcattttcctttgtatgtttctctttgatttcctcccaggtgtcaccactttgtccacgacatcgtccacaatcgcagagacatggtccatgatcggagagacattgttgaggatgagggagacattgtccacgatcagagacgttgtctatgatcgcagagaccttgtcaaagatgagagagacgttgtccgtgatcagagacattgtccatgcttcgtagagaccttgcgatagaatcggcggagacgggggtcaccgatttgacggcattgcccgcgatcagggacattgttgatgaccacagagacaccgtctatgatctcagagacatcgtccacgatcacaaagacatagtccatgatcgcagagacattgtccataatctcagagacattgtccgcgatcacagagacgtagtccacgatcacagacgtattccaagatcacagagagtcttcgtacaatgaagacggtctttcagaccaagacagaggcctccaggtaattcacaaactgctttacatcaactgtccaacacagagcactgtttagtaaggcatcaaaaatgttcaaaaaatgtcatagtatagtaaggcatgaaaattgcctcaaaaaatgtcatagtatagtatggcgccaaaaaatcatcaaaaaaatgtcatagtatagtaaggcctccaaaatggtcaaaaaatgtcatagtatagtatgtcgtcaaaaatggtcaaaaaatgtcatagtaaagtatggcgtcaaaaatcatcaaaaaatgtcatagtaaagtatgcaaaaatcaaaaaatcataaataacaaaatcaaaaaatgtcatagtaaagtatggcgtcaaaaatcatcaaaaaatgtcatagtaaagtatggcatcaaaaatcatcaaaaaatgtcatagtatagtaaggcatgaaaattcctcaaaaaatgtcatagtaaagtatggcatcaaaaatcatcaaaaaatgatcatagtatagtaaggcatgcCAAAAtggtctcaaaaaatgtcatagtatagtaaggcttcaaaaatcatcaaaaaatgtcatagtatagtatggctcgtcaaaaatggtcaaaaaatgtcatagtatagtaaggcctccaaaatgcatcaaaaaatgtcatagtaaagtatggcgtcaaaaatcatcaaaaaatgatcatagtaaagtatggcatcaaaaatgcgtcaaaaaatgtcatagtatagtatggcgtcaaaaatcatcaaaaaatgtcatagtatagtaatggctcaaaatcatcaaaaaatgtcatagtatagtaatggccATCCAAAAAtggttcaaaaaatgtcatagtatagtaaggcttcaaaaatcatcaaaaaatgtcatagtaaagtatggcatcaaaaatcatcaaaaaatgtcatagtatagtaaggcatgaaaattcctcaaaaaatgtcatagtatagtatggcgccaaaaatcatcaaaaaatgtcatagtaatagtaatgGCCATCCAAAAATgcgatcaaaaaatgtcatagtatagtaaggcctccaaaatggtcaaaaaatgtcatagtatagtaaggcgtcaaaaatcatcaaaaaatggtcatagtatagtatgtcgtcaaaaatgcgtcaaaaaatgtcatagtatagtaaggcttcaaaaatcatcaaaaaatgtcatagtatagtatgtcgtcaaaaatggtcaaaaaatgtcatagtatagtaaggcctccaaaaatggttcaaaaaatgtcatagtatagtaaggcttcaaaaatcatcaaaaaatgtcatagtaaagtatggcatcaaaaatcatcaaaaaatgtcatagtatagtatgtcgtcaaaaatggtcaaaaaatgtcatagtatagtaaggcgtaaaaattcctcaaaaaatgtcatagtaaagtatgtcgtcagaaatggtcaaaaaatgtcaaagtatggcgtcaaatatcatcaaaaaaatatcatagtatggtaaggctaaaggctaaaaatattcactttcatacataTTAAACAGCCATTTATTTGATTGAAgagtaagataatcctttattagccagacagaggggaaattcagtgttgatgcagcaaaaacagaaaaaggaattGTGTAAACAAGATACAAAACAACAtactatataaaaatatatataaatcataaacaatatgaacagtataaatAGGACTATGTACACAATAGTAGACTGGATATAtatttgaaatagcaaaataccaTAAcgaaatgacaaacacaaaatctctCTTAACCCCGACAAACACTGTCTCTGAAAAACAATATTAAGATTGTTGCTTCAAGATAGTTTCTTTgtcttaaattaaaataaaaatgtcagtgtattaAGTACAAATAATTTTGGTAAAATAACatcatttaaattgttttgCTGTATTTATTTGGTTCATGTTTATCTACTTCTGTGAAATCTGAGCGATAACTATGTAATAATTACAACAATACCCAGTGTTTAAATCACTGTAATTAGGTATCAACAATGAATAAGGTCAGTTTAGGAAAGGAAAAATAGATTtgctgatcagtttctgtgattaacacgtgttcttgtcgctgcaggagaagaagacagcagcagctgaagacctgaagtggatgaaagaatcAAAggtgttacaaagctgttaatagtgttggtttcctgttgttcaagtgaaacacatttctctacCATCTATAATGTAGGCAcaggcacattttccaaagacttaTAATGTCTTTACTAAGCACCTGTTAgaacatgttcatctttggaaagTGTGCTCATAACCAACTTTAACAAGTGTTTCcgtggtcaaatgtctgtaattatctttgctgtgatttgttaaatgttgtctggaattTTGAAACTGTcgttatacaaatcattttattgtaaGTAAATGTCATGATTCTCATGGTTTTTTTTATGGgtttacacaacatttttaaggattcaaaaatatattttctaaagGTTTTAAATTAAGATCTATACCTGTGTACTCttattttttaaggttttgtaCTTAAGTTCTTATGAATTTGACACTTTCTGTAAGAttctaaatttatttttttacaggtttAATGCTTAATTGTTTGACCTATGTTTAAAGTTTTAACGTTAttatcaaacctgttttttttaagggtttctatttatttttagggttttacaattaatatttaaatgtttccaatgtatttattaaaaagCCTTCTATTCTAAACTATGGttatatattttctgttgtatttatatgtattttgttaCACATAAtttttagacttattttttgcagctacattgttgaaaaatattaattaaaagtagttcaattcaattcaattcaattcaattttatttatatagcgccatatcacaacaacagtacTACTAGTATTACAAAAGATAAGTTAGAGCAGCTTTACTTGgttgtatttttaaaggttttacaataaataaaggtttataccttattattttatttatttttagacgTATTTATTAAAAGGGCTTCTGTTCTATTCTGATGTTATCAAGCTGTTTCATCTATATGTATTTTGTTATACATATTTTGtccagctacattgttgaaaaatactaatgaATACTAGTTAAaactgataagttacagcacctttaatttgttgctatttgttccagacaaggttttaaagtgtgaaactgcagctgagatgaatgaaaagaataaacactgaccttctggaaatgtcttcacatctgtctcttctctctgttattTAATGGTTGaggtttgaatcctgtggagaaaaatacaacaaacattaatataaagatgagacatttaacaaatcaaaataaaaccacagagagtTTATcggtattgaacttcaaactgtcaaaacacagataagtaaaagacactaaatctacaaagaaacgagtgtgtggactaactggttctggactaaggagaactagtccaagagttaaatttgctttatacacaaagaagaagctgctctgactggagaactgactccaccagctcctgatattcacacaacagcagtggatggaaatgtttttctctccaaagtcagttaaaatttgagctaaatttggttgatagaagcTAAAATGAAGTTTCTGGTTTGACACTGAACTGAGTaagttcttcacatttttatgatttactgtactagACAGAGGGGGGGGGGCGACAGAGATAGAAAGCAtgagggagcaagagagagagcaagggacaaagagaggcagacagagtgGGAAGGAGATGGACAGAATTAGAGAGTAAGAGGGTACACACCAGAAGATAATCGAACCGATTATGCCCGGTTTTTGTTTGGttctaaagatgatcttgtcagattttcctgtggtgtgaggtgtgttaagaGGGAGAGCAAGGGAGAGTGAGAAccagaaaaagagggagggagggggagagagagaaggagcaagagagaaatgtttaaataattcattttctttgaactgtacattcatgaactatataaataaactttaataatgagtttGATGAGTCTTATtgtgacaaaacaaactatttAGACTGAAGATTAATTACTAAAGAGATAGAATTTAATATCAGcgctctgtgtctgtgatgtaaagctgtttgtaaATTACCTGGCAGACTCAttcctggtttcaaagaacttcttcactgaacgaagactctctgcaatcatggacaatgtactgacacctgcaggaaataaagagaggaacatacaaaggaaaattatcaatacactatgaccaATTCCTGatcaacagtttaacattttccaaccattagaggagtgtctcagaaaatgggctgtttactgttacatatgacaagaaaaagcatcacatctttaagaaccaataacaataaatatttgtaaaaaatTAGCTAAAATaattatcttaaatcttaaactTCTAGTAGGAGGAAGTAGGAGCACCACTGAGACTTGCAAATATGCCCCCCACCCCTGTTTTAGGGTCGGGTCCAGTGTTTCATaaacattaatttatttgtgGTGACCCAAATCATTTATGTTATCTGCTTCTCTGACCACCTGTTCAGCAAGCATTTAGAAAAATAGCATTTTCAGCGTTGTCCGCAGTCTCCCAACATGTTTAACACAACCACAGAGCGTTGGTTAAGTTAATAGTGAATTGTTGCTAAGAAGCTAAAAGGAAATCTGTttgtagtctaactggttagtttggCACTAATCTTAAAATCTGGCAAATTCTTGTTAACTTAACTTGATAAGACAAACCAGCCCCctgacattttagatttctgtccagtgagatattgcatttacagtgattttattgCTTCTTGATTACTGTTGCTGCTCTAGAAATAGTATTTagttgtgtatatatatatatatatatatatgagactctcttcttttcctgctctgaatttattctttaaaaaaatgatacattaaaaaaaacccagttATTTAATAATGAGAaagaaccagtaacagtctgagccaGACTGATAAAGGTCTGGGTGGGTAAAGATTAAATTCCAATGATACTTATCCCTATAGCTGATCAAAGTGCAAATCACTTCACTTCAAGTCTGGCTTAACCGgtgatattttgtgattattattttttatggacCACAGTATGAtcactgtcaaaaatgtgatggaTTACTTTAATTTCTCCCTTATTAAAGGgcaatttaaataatttgtgcACATTTTAACGATTTCCTTCTATATATTACCAACGCATTTATGACTAATATAGTTAACATGGAGAAGATATGAATATGTTGCACTGAATGTCAATTTAAGTGGTGCTCCTAACTTTTCGGCCGGTACTTCTTTTCAGTAAGGAGTACCAGTGCTACCAGATGAAAGGTTAGTCTGGAGCCCTGtaattgtctgtcaactaattATTGGAggatattactgtgaactgcataacaaagcagggttttaacttgtggtattttaAATATACTTGggtccacaggcagaaaattaactgagaACTATTTTGAGCTTTTAAACATTATTATAACTAGTactgttttctgacaatttatagacatgattaatcagtcattattatattcaatactgaacTAACTAAATACCAAgtatttaaacaataacactgttactaacattaataattcagctcatcaacacatttttacagactgggtaaatctttaggacacatacctgtttggtttgtaaggtgagagctaGTGTTtctctccaggctgcagcagctgaatcagtaaacctggaaaataaaagtacaacacttgaaaaacaaatcacataaTTATAAAGAATAATTCACCTCCAAAACAGTGTAGagtacaacactgaaaactaaacactagaaccttgacaatcacactttgagttttgaagtgaataaattaattatgtacCTAGAATATGACTAtcgatctcagagagaaaagctatTTCTACAATAATTTCTAACggtaatctcagctcatacattgtgacttactcttgaggcttaaaatttgtggaggagcacagagttaaaatctagttttcaagtttgtatttaacacaaaactgagctcaattaagtctcaagtcaccacaaacaaatttctaatcaataatatcGGCAACAGGGAATCGATGGATGGCTAGGGACAGATTACTATCACAAAGCTGAACACAAAACGACAGACGTAAAGAatggaaaatgcaaatgatcacaatgagatgcttaactgccacagtgaaacacaaaatgaccacaaagaaagGTTAAATTACctggaatagacacaaaactgCAAAGATTCAATATGATGCAAAACAATGTAATACCACCGCGAATAGACACAGAATaatcacatcgacatgataatctaccaaaaactgacttaaaatgaccaagatggagcacaaaataacaaagaagcagtaaaatgtctgtaGAGTTATTGTAAAGAGATGAAAGCAGAGTTGTAAACGGACAAACTGACTACTAAACAGTTACaaccctccacaactcatgttaggaacgctttagtcacagaaacactaATCCACGAAAACAAAAACGACGATAAAAAGGAGAGAAGCCCCAAAGACAAGGTAAGGCTAAAGCTAACGCTCGACTCTAATGCTAATCCTCGCCactaaagctaatgctaacacccaggtgtaaaacagccaggtagacgcaaaatgatataa
Above is a window of Lates calcarifer isolate ASB-BC8 linkage group LG23, TLL_Latcal_v3, whole genome shotgun sequence DNA encoding:
- the LOC108873437 gene encoding LOW QUALITY PROTEIN: SWI/SNF-related matrix-associated actin-dependent regulator of chromatin subfamily D member 2-like (The sequence of the model RefSeq protein was modified relative to this genomic sequence to represent the inferred CDS: inserted 2 bases in 1 codon), with translation MASRGGFTGPPMNPNVNPMNVGHSAGMRMPGMPQPPAGYPRSMNSAPQYLQRPGMPPSRVGGPMXGSMGGQLPGPSYGGGSMPMRPGMGPPSMDTSRKRFLHQHQQQQQEALGGGLRRGAKRRKMADKVLPQRIRDLVPESQAYMDLLAFERKLDQTIARKRMEIQEAIKKPIMQKRKLRIYISNTYTPSKPEGEEAEKVSSWELRVEGKLLEEPGKQKRKFSSFFKSLVIELDKELYGPDNHLVEWHRMPTTQETDGFQVKRPGDVNVKCTLLLMLDHQPPQYKLDPRLARLLGVHTQTRASIMQALWLYIKNNKLQDSHEKEYINCNRYFRQIFGCPRMRFSEIPMKLAGLLQHPDPIIINHIISVDPTDQKKTACYDIDVEVDDPLKGQMNSFLSSTTNQQEIAALEMKIHETIEYINQLKTERDFMLSFSNNPQDFIQDWLKSQSRDLKLMTDVTGNPEEERRTEFYQAPWVPEAVGRYIYSKVQQRRQELEQVLGIRLT